The sequence ACCAATGAAAAAGATAATGACCAATTCACCAATAACCAATTGAACAAACAAACAGAACGGACCGTTTGCATCATTTTCGATTATTGGTTATTGTCTGTTTATTTGGTCATTGGAATTTGGTCATTGGTCATTATCCCCCCTTCTGATCTCATGAAAGAGGAGATCAACCTCATCCGGAACGGAGGATCTACCTGTCCTTATCCCTTGTTCTATAAGGAGGGTATTCCGGGAAATGGATTATTTTGGACAGCAGTGGGTTAGGGGTAATAGGGACATCTTTCTGCGAGTCCTTCCCATAACCCATGACCTATCACCCAATTACCCCTCTTTTGCGTATCTCTTCAAATAATTGAGATTCTCTTCCGTGAAGCCTTCCCAGGCGTAGGGGAAGATGGCGTTGTTCTGGTAGACGGCGTCGTCGGCAACCGGGAACCTCGCGGCATCCTTGAATCTTTCGAAGAGCGGTGTGTGGGGTATGGGTGTGTATTCGGCGATGGAGGGTGTGACATCGAGGGCCTTTACGTAATCGATGGCCTGCCGTATCTCCTGCCAGTGCTGGCCCGGGAGGCCGGCCAGGATATAGGCCCTGACCTGCTCCCGGCCGTATCCCGCCCGCCTGAGGGAGGCCACGGCCCTTTCGAAGGATGCGCCTGTCACCTTCCCGCCGGTGTTAGCCTGCCTGTCGCGGTCGACTGATTCGAGGCCGATGCGCACCTCTCGAAAACCGGCGCGGGCGAGGAGCGCGGCGACCTCGTCGTCTATGAAGGCCGCATTGAGGGCATTGGGGTTGTATATGTCCACCGGGAAGGGCAGGGAGGCGATCTTCTCAAGAAGGGGCTTCGCGTGTTGCCTGCTCCCGTAGAGAAAGCTGTCATCATAGATGACGAAACGGCGGACACCCCTTTCATGCCAGTGGAGCACCTCGTTCACGGTGGAATCGACCCCGCGCCGCGTCATTGCGGGGTACATGTAGGACGTGGCGCAGTACGTGCAGCTGAACGGGCACCCCAGCGATGTCAGCAGGGGAACGAAAGGTATGTCCCGGGAAAGGTCATGGGCCGGATAAGGAAGGACGTCGAGGTCGTCCATGAAGGGCGTGAACGTGAGCTTCCGCCCCGCCCCGGCCTCGACGAACCCATAGAAGCGGCCCATCTCCCCGGAAGAAACGACGAGGTCCGCCGTGGCGAAGGCCGCACGGGCCTGCTCGCGGCACAGTGCGGGGTATATGCCGCCGACGGCTATCTTCGAACGGGGATAGACCCGGCGGGCGAGATCGACGACCTCCATGGCCCCCACGTACCAGTATGTCATGATGGAGGTGACGAGGATGATGTCGGGTGGGTCCATACCTTCGAGAAGCTCCGACAGCTCCCCGGGCGGCATCCCGTACCTTCGGAGGGTCTTCCGGACGCCCCTGAGGGCGTCCGGTTTCGGCACCCTGTGCTTGATGAAAGGCGCGCGCCCGTCGGACTTGCGTTTCTCCTCCCTCACGGACATGCAGTCGACAAGGTCGACGTGGAACCCGTTGTGTCTCAGGATACCCGCAATGTAAAGGAGGCCGAGAGGACTCGACCAGAAATTGTAGGCGGCAAAGTCATAGATATACGGATTGATGGCAAGGACCCTCGGGACTCTCATGGTCCGGCCGCCCTGACAGGCTTGCGGCCTTTCCTGCCGACAAGGAAGAGAAGGGCGAAGAGAAGGCCGAAAATGAAGCCGCCCACATGGGCGTACCAGGCGATACCGTCGACATTGGAGTAGAGGAACTGCATGAAGAACCAGACCGTTAGAAGCACAATGGCCGGTATGTCGACCACCTTGATGAAGATGACTATGATGAGAAGGGTTTTTATCCGGGCGTGGGGATAAACGAGGAGATAGGCCCCGAGTATGCCGGAGACCGCCCCGCTGGCCCCTATCATCGGGACCTCCGACGAAGGGTCGTAGAGTATCTGAAAGGCCGCCGCACACACCCCGGAAAGGAGATAGAACAGGAGATACCCCATGTGTCCCAGCCTGTCCTCGATGTTGTTCCCGAAGATCCACAGGTAGAGCATGTTGCCGATGATGTGGAGGAAACCGCCGTGAAGGAACATCGATGTGAAGACGGTCATGATGTTGTAAGGCAGGAGGTCATGCCGTGCCGCAACGGCTGCAACGAACTCCCTCGGCACGAGACCGTAATAGGTGTAGAGCATCGCGCCGGCGGGCGCGTGGAGCGCCAGATGCTGCCACAGGAAAACAATGATATTTACAAAGATCAGGCCCGTTGTTATAATGGGAAAGGTGCGGGTTGGGATATTGTCCTTCAGCGGTATCACTGAACTCTTTCTTATCACGCAACAACAGCCATGTCAAAAAACGAAGACGGGGAGCAGAGTATGCCTGAACTGAGAAAAGATCCCATCATTGACAGGTGGGTGATCATTTCCACGGAGAGGGGCAAGCGGCCCGTCTTTTTTGCGGAGGAGGCGCCAGCGACGAAGGCGGCGGTCTGTCCCCTTTGTCCGGGGAATGAGAACATGACGCCGCCGGAGGTCTATGTCGTCCGTCCGCCGGGCTCGACACCGGGGTCTCCCGATTGGTCGCTGAGAGTGGTCCCCAACAAGTTCCCCGCCTTGAGGATAGAGGGCAACCTCGACCGGGAGGGGATCGGCATCTATGACAAGATAAACGGCATCGGTGCCCACGAGGTGATCGTCGAGACACCAAATCACGGGGAGACCCTTTCGGACATGCCCGTGGACAGGGTTCAGGGTGTCTTCATAGCATATCGCGAGCGGATGCGGGACCTCATAAGGGACACCCGTTTCAAGTATATAATGGTTTTCAAGAACAGCGGGTCCGTGGCGGGGGCATCCCTCGACCATGCCCATTCCCAGCTCATCGCCCTGCCCATCGTCCCGAGGCGGGTATCGGAGGAGATCGGCGGGGGCCTCGCCTATCACAAGTACAAGGAACGATGCATCTTCTGCGACATCATAGCCCAGGAGAAGGAAGAGAACAAACGCATCGTATGCGAAAACGAACGGTACATCGCGATATCGCCTTACGCCTCGCGCTTTCCCTTTGAGACGTGGATCCTTCCAAAAAGGCACAACCCGGTCTTTTCCGAGGAGGACCCGGCAGACAATTACTATTCGCTGGCCGAGGTCCTTTCAACGATCCTCAGGAAATATGTCAAGGTGCTCAACAATCCG is a genomic window of Syntrophorhabdus sp. containing:
- a CDS encoding radical SAM protein, producing MRVPRVLAINPYIYDFAAYNFWSSPLGLLYIAGILRHNGFHVDLVDCMSVREEKRKSDGRAPFIKHRVPKPDALRGVRKTLRRYGMPPGELSELLEGMDPPDIILVTSIMTYWYVGAMEVVDLARRVYPRSKIAVGGIYPALCREQARAAFATADLVVSSGEMGRFYGFVEAGAGRKLTFTPFMDDLDVLPYPAHDLSRDIPFVPLLTSLGCPFSCTYCATSYMYPAMTRRGVDSTVNEVLHWHERGVRRFVIYDDSFLYGSRQHAKPLLEKIASLPFPVDIYNPNALNAAFIDDEVAALLARAGFREVRIGLESVDRDRQANTGGKVTGASFERAVASLRRAGYGREQVRAYILAGLPGQHWQEIRQAIDYVKALDVTPSIAEYTPIPHTPLFERFKDAARFPVADDAVYQNNAIFPYAWEGFTEENLNYLKRYAKEG
- a CDS encoding rhomboid family intramembrane serine protease, producing MIPLKDNIPTRTFPIITTGLIFVNIIVFLWQHLALHAPAGAMLYTYYGLVPREFVAAVAARHDLLPYNIMTVFTSMFLHGGFLHIIGNMLYLWIFGNNIEDRLGHMGYLLFYLLSGVCAAAFQILYDPSSEVPMIGASGAVSGILGAYLLVYPHARIKTLLIIVIFIKVVDIPAIVLLTVWFFMQFLYSNVDGIAWYAHVGGFIFGLLFALLFLVGRKGRKPVRAAGP
- the galT gene encoding galactose-1-phosphate uridylyltransferase — encoded protein: MPELRKDPIIDRWVIISTERGKRPVFFAEEAPATKAAVCPLCPGNENMTPPEVYVVRPPGSTPGSPDWSLRVVPNKFPALRIEGNLDREGIGIYDKINGIGAHEVIVETPNHGETLSDMPVDRVQGVFIAYRERMRDLIRDTRFKYIMVFKNSGSVAGASLDHAHSQLIALPIVPRRVSEEIGGGLAYHKYKERCIFCDIIAQEKEENKRIVCENERYIAISPYASRFPFETWILPKRHNPVFSEEDPADNYYSLAEVLSTILRKYVKVLNNPPYNYIIHTAPAANVGIGHYHWHIEIIPRLTKMAGFEWGTGFYINPTPPEEATTYLRETET